Below is a genomic region from Rhinolophus sinicus isolate RSC01 linkage group LG11, ASM3656204v1, whole genome shotgun sequence.
TTCTCATTTGGAGGGCCACCCCCTCCTGTCTGATGGTGCAGCTGATGCCCAAGTCGGCGGGTTGCCAGGCCTGATGACAGAGTCTGAAGCCCAAGGGCTGCCAAGGTGGGTGGGCaacctgggggaggaggaggagttaaGCTGAAGGTATGACCAGGTAGGTGCCAGGTGGTCAGCAGGGCCTGGAGTTCACTTCAGTTCAGTGCCACGAGCATTCTGAGCAACCTGTAGCTTTGGGCTGTGTCAAGACTGGGTTCCCAAGGCAGGAGGCTTTGAATCAAGGGAATGATACTGTCAGTTCAGTTTGTGAAAGACAGACCTCCCACCTGTGAGGTGTGTGTGCAGGTTGGACTAGAGGCCGGGGCTTCTAAGGGGGCAACTCGGGTGCTGgtgggaaaaaatggaaagaggacAGCTAGGACCTCCTGTCCCACCATGGGGCTAGGGCCTGcccatccctgcctccctcttagcAGCCTCAGGCCTGAAGCCGCACCCCCACCCCTGAGAATATTGGCCCCAGTGTGGAAACTGGAACAGGGTTGCCACATCCCTGCCAGGCCTGCCTGGAGCCCTCAAACTGGCAGggcttctctcctcccacccattCTGTTCCACCTCACACCTGCCTTCCTGTTGGTATATGGTTCGATCAGCTTTCACAAGTggttggattttaaaataaaaactgacataGTGTGACCCAAAAAGTatgttaaacttatttttaaaaagcccaggACCCTggaaggggaggtggggtggTGCAAAGCTGAGGTCAAGGGCCCTTGACCAGGAAAAGCAGGTGAGCACAGCCCTGCAGCCTGTTCCAGGAATTGCTCTTGAAGTGAGCAGGGCAGGGGAGAAGTGAGGGTGAGGCCCTGGGAGCCCTGGGCACAGCAGGTGGAAAGTAAGATCAGCCAAGGGCCAGCCTTGGGAGGAAAGTgaaagctggagagagaggaaTGAGACTCCATCCAGAGAATAGCAGGAACCAGTGTTGGGGCTCCATGTGGGTACTCTGGGGACCCCAGGTCATCACCCCCTGGGGACTCAGACCTAGAATTGTTCCAATTCCATGTGAAGCCCACTGGTCAGAAGACTGTGTGATCGTGAGCAGGTCTCTTGccctctctatgcctcaatttcccctTCTCTCCAAGGAGGAATTGGAGCAGGACATCTAGGGCCCCCTTCCAGCCTGACATTCTGAGGACTCCAGTAAGGGAGGGTCCTGGCTGGCTGACAGGTGACGCTGTCTCCTGCAGTGGAACCTCGTGTGTGAGGATGGCTGGAAGGTGCCACTGGAGCAGACGAGCCACCTCCTGGGCTGGCTGCTGGGCTGTGTCATCCTGGGCATGGGCTGTGACCGGTGAGGTGATGCCCTTCCCCTCTAGCTCCTCGGGGTCCAGCTGAATGCCTGGTCTGTCCTGAGCTGCATCCATGTGTGTCCCCCACTGCCCACCAGATTTGGCCGCCGAGCTGTGTTTGTAGCCTCCCTGGTGCTGGCCACAGGCCTGGGGGCTGGCGAGGCCCTAGCTGCCAGCTTTCCTGCCCTGCTGGCCCTGCGGCTGCTTCATGGAGGGGCTCTGGCAGGGGCCTCCCTTGCCCTCTACGTGGCTCGTGAGTACCATGGGGGGCTGGAAGAGGTACCCACTCAAGCTAGGCCTTCAACCCCACTGGAGAGGGCCGTCAGCAGCATGGGAGGCCTCTCCATACTGCTGTTGAGGGCCCTTCTCTAAAAGGTGGGAGGGCACTGAGCACTGCTGTTTGTGGGCGGGCAGGCTCAGTGCTGGAGTGGGCAGGGAGTTGGCCTCACATGTCTAGCTCTCGGGCAGGTCAGCGGCTGGTCCCCACAGCCCTGGACAGAACAGCCCTCCCTCTCGAGAGGCCTGGGCCTCAGGCCATCTGTGTCTGTTCAGGCCTGGAGCTGTGCGACCCCCACCACCGCCTGGTGTTCTCCATGGGGGCAGGCCTCTTCTCGGGGGTGGGCACTCTGCTGTTGCCCGGCCTGGCCCTGCTCGCACAGGACTGGCGCCTTCTGCAGGGGCTGAGCGCTCTGGCAACAGGACTCCTGCTGCTCTTTTGGGGGTAAGTGTGGCGGGACACAGGTCAGTAGCCACCGTGGAGGCCACGCATGTCACTTCTCTCTGCACCTCCACATAATACCAGGCATAGGGGTGTGGGACAGGGACACAGAAAGCCATGAGATGTCCTGCCCCTAGGTCCAGGGAGTGGGCATTGGCCTGGCATCTCTGGGGAAGACCTGGAGGCATCCTTACCCCACCCCCGCAGGTACCCAGCCCTGTTTCCTGAGTCtccctgctggctgctggccactgggCAGCTGGCCAGAGCCAGGAAGATCCTGTGGCACTTGGCTGAGGCCAGCGGCGTGGACCCTGAGAATAGCCCCGAGGAAGAGACCTCCCTGGCTACAGGTAATGCACCAGCCAGAAGGGAGGCTAGggtgctggaggaggagaggccTCACCCCTTCATGTGCACCCCCTCATGTCCCCTCATGTCCACAGAGCTGGACATACTGTCTGCGgggagcccccagccccagcaccaCTGCATCCTGGAGCTCCGGCACACCCACGTCACCTGGAGGAACGGACTCATCCTGGGCTTCAGTTCGTGAGGAGGGGAGGGTGTGGGTGGGCTAAGAGATGGGTCTGTGCTCTGCCCCCTGTGGAGGTTGTCGCCAGGGCCCCCAGCTCTGGCTGAACCCACAGCTTCACCCTCCCTCCCAGGTTAGTCGGTGGGGGCATCAGAGCCAGCTTCCTCCGCAAACTGTCCTCACATGAGGCTGTCTTCTACGGGCCCTACTTCCTGGTAGCCGCCCTAGAGAtggcagccaccatcttcctgctccTGACAGTGGATCGCTGGGGGCGTCGCCTGATCCTGTTGCTGGGTACCTTGGTCATGGGCCTAGCATCCCTGCTGCTGCTTGCCGGGGCCCAGTGTGAGTGGAGGGCTCTGCAGGATAAGAGTGTCGCCCTGTTTGGCTGAGGGTCAGCCTGATGGGGGACGGGGGTGGTCCTGGGATCAGCCCCCTTCTGGGACCGTAAGAGAGAAGCATGGGGTGTTGGGATAGGCTGCTGTTCTTTTTACCCCATTTATATCACTGTGCAgccggggaaactgaggcccaaagagttAAGGACCAAAAGTATCTCCATGAAGGGGCTAAATTTAACGGTCTGGTTTAGACAGGACAGCCTGGAACACCTGACCCCAAACCCCAAGTTCAGGTGCAGGGGTGAATGGTTGGGGAGGCCAGGCCCGGCAGGATCCCTGAGACATGGATGAGGAGAGGGCGGGCCCTGGAGCAGCCTGGTGTGGGCAGCATGGGAGCTCTGTCCTTGTCCCCAGACCTGCCAGGCTGGACCGTGCTGTCCCTCTCTGTCCTGGGGCTCGTGGCCTCCCAGGCCGTGTCCACCCTCAGCAGCCTCTTTGCGGCTGAGATCTTCCCCACAGTGATCAGGTGAGCTTCAGGCTTCCCAGCCACGTGGCTGGGCACACAGTCCTGCCAACCCAGCCCACAGAGCCCCCCGGGGACCGGATacctcaccccctccctccccagcttaTGCCCAAGACCTCCATTCCATCATGACCCGAGTTCCAATTGTCTTTTCCTGGGTGACGCGGGGGCCACTGGCACAGAAAGGTCTGGACCACAGCTCAGGAATAAAGGAAGGAGAGAcggaggctggagggagggcaCAGATGAGTCCCCAGAAAGAGTAGAATTCCGGGGGGAAgtggttttccagttttctaatgaaaagaacaaaacttgTTCCAGGGCAGCGGGGAGTTGCttttccacacaaaaaaatgttttcagttttgttttcctggagcCCCCATGCCTCTGGGTCTGCTTAGGGTGGGTCCCTCCCTGGATCCAGGCCTGCCTGGGGGCACTTGAGAGTCACAcgctgtgtctgtgtgtccatcTGCATGTGAGGGTAGCCACCTGCCCAGGCTGCCCACACCATGCCCTTTCCTGCaggggggcagggctgggcctcaTGCTGGGTGCCGGGTTCCTGGGCCAGGCGGCCGCCCCACTCGCCAACATGCACGGCCGGCGGGGCTTCTTCTTGCAACATGTGGTTTTCGCCTCCTTCGCCATCCTTGCCCTGCTGTGTGTCCTGCTGCTGCCCGAGAGCCGTGGCCGAGGGCTGCCCCATTCGCTACAGGATGCTGACCGCCTTCGCCGCTCACCGCTCCTTCGGGGCCACCCCTGCCAGGACCACCTGCCCCTGCTGCCGCCCTCCCATTGTCGGACCCAGACACAGCTGGTCTAGGAGGGGTGACCCTGACTGGACACACACCTCCCCTCAGATGGCCACGTGTCAATGTGGGCAGAAGGGCCTCAGAGAGGACTCCTGGGGACAGTGTGAAGGGGGAGCCCCGATGGGGTCCCTTGTTCTTGGGGGCACTTGTGGAGGATAAAGGTACCCATAGAACTTGGCATCCTCACTGGTTCTTCCTTCAGGCCACATCCTTGGGCTGGGGGGGCTCCCCACTTTAGGCTCACTACCCCAAGCCAGGGTGCCCACAACCCCTCCCACCATCCCCTGGGGCTAGCCCCCTGCTATAGCCATGGTGGGATGGGGGTAGAGTGAGACCCTGCACACCCCACACTGGAGAGACAGcatatttttaattcacatttgttGGAGAGTTGCTTCCGTTCATACAAACATGAGATCTGCATGGGGGAGGCAGAACTGGGAATGGGGGTGGCTGAACCTCTCGCAGGCAACTCAGAGCAGGGCTGTTGGACCCTCAGGGTGGGAGAAGCGCCTCCTTCCTGCAGCACCACTGCAGGctctgggctctgccccctggACTCCATCCTCTCCTGGGAGAAACAGGCTGCCCAAGGCCCCTAGGTGTGGGGCCAGGTGCCCTGTGGCCACCTCCACACAGGTCAGCTAGTCCTTCTAGCCGCATGGCCGGATTTTGGTATATCTAGTCGGTTCCCTGTGGTCAGGCCGTGCATCCTGGGAAGGATGTTTGCCCTCGGTGTCCAGGTGGTTGTGCCCTCAATAAGGTGGGTGCAGGTCCCCATCAGAAAGCTCCTTTCCCTGTCCTGAGCTGCCATGGTATCCCGTCCTCACTTCAGTCCTCAGTGAGGGCCATACAAGTCGGCCAGCCGGGCGAAGCGGGGGCCCCAATCCTGGAGGCAGCTGTAGTCTTGGTCCTCGTCACCCAGGCTGGACAGGATGGAGCTCAGTGTCCCTGCCACAGACCCATCTCCTTCGTAGTCATAGATGAGAGCCGTGTCATAGGGTGGGACGCTGAGGTCACTGTCCGCAGCCTCCAAGCCCTACAGAGAGGCCCCGGGAGCTGAAGACCCACGCACACACAGCCTAGCTGCAGCACAGGGTGAGGTCAACCTGAGGTGGGAGGTCTGGGGGGTGATTGGGGATTCTTGGAGCAGCCCTGAGTGCGTGAGGGAGGGGGCACCATGGGGAGCTCCCACCCCAGGATGTAGATTTGAAAAGAGAAGCTTCCCTCTAGATGGCTGTCTTTCCTCGGGGCCAGAACCGTCCCCAGCCCACCCCAAGGGCTGTGTCCTGCCTTAGGCTTCCTGACACCCCATCCTAGAGACCAGCTGGTTCTGCCTCTTAAAAGTTTGGCAAATGGTCCACCTCTGCCCGTCACCTTGTCGGTGAATGCATTGGCTCCTGAGGGTGGGACCCCCTCCTAACCAGGACCTGCCCCTGGGCCTGCCCCTTACTGGGCATCTGTCGGCGGTGTTCTCTGAGCCAGGGCACTAAGTATGCAGGCAGATGTGGAACCTGGCCTGCTACTGAGAAGCACCTGTgtgcctcccctctcctccccacccccgccactgCCCACTTAATTGGATTTCCCATGTTCTGGGCATCTCCTGTGTTGCCCTCAGGAAGTCACTGAGGCTGTATCCAGAGGAGCTGTGGGGGTGCCCAAGTTCAGCTGACAGCTGCACTTCACTCACAGGGGCATTAAGTTCCTCTGCTAATGCTTGGTGGACAGCGCTGCTGGGCAGGCTCCAACCAACCCTGCTCAACCACGCCCACTGCTATCTGGGCCAGGGGGTCACCACCCGCCTCGTCCCATGGGACTTTCGTGCCTGTGGCCTCTTGTTCCCCCCGCTTCACTCAGCTCTCAGGTCTTCAGGAGCTTCCCAGAAGCTTGACCAGGGTCCCCAGCAGTGAGTCCACTCCCCCCGACAGCACATGTACAGGGGTACATGGAGGCATGGGTGTGTGGTGTGCGTGTTATGGGTGTGTATGTACACGTGTGTGCCCCCGCCCTCTCTGCCCACCCCTGGGGGACGTACGCCGTTGATGAAGTCTACGATGTCAGCAGCGCTGGTGGGCAGTGCACGGGGTGGTGGGGGGCGCGCCCGGCCGAACGGGGCGTCACGGCGCAGCGGTGGCCGACCCAGAGGGGCGCTCAAGGCTGCCAGGTGGGTCGGGTGGCGCAGCTGACTCATGTCGTAGGCATCCTGCAGATGAAGTACATGGAATTGAGCCTGGATCAATGACAGTGGAGTTTCCATCCCAAGACAGGTCCTATGGATttgagggtgggggggagaggatCTGGGGAGGCCCTTCCCCTTGGAGCCTGGATGCTGGCCCCTTGCCTGGGCTCCCCAGGACCCTTCCCACAGCTCAGAATTCTGAGCTGCTAtgcagccccacccctcccctcaccTGGTCCTCCTCGCCGCCCCCCTGCTCATCGTAGTTGAGGATGTTGTCCCTGAGATCGTCCTGCAGCCCCTGTAGAAGCCCCTTGTCCCACGACTGCTGCCGGAACCGCGTGAGGACGACCACGGGCAGGCTGAGCACTAGGTGGCAGACAGGGCTCGGTTAGTGCTGACAAGACcgtgtgggggggagagggggtggtgTCCAAGGGTGCCAGGGTCTGAAGGCAAGGGTCTCAGGGCACAGCACTCACAGAGCAGCAGGGTGACGCTGGCCAGCACGATAACCAGGGCGCCCAGGCTGATGCCCGCGGCCCCAACCCTCAGCGCAGAGGCCCCCGGCAGGCAGGCTCCATCGTGGCCGCAGCGGCACACGGTCACGTTCAGGAGCTGTTCCCGCTGCTGGGGCGGCTGCCCTGAGTCTCGGAGCAGCAGGCTGAGGTGGTGCAGCCCCTCCTGGACCTGGTGCCGCAGCCGCAGGCGTGTGTGGCTCACTGTGGAGGGTGCCTGAGGTCAGCAGGGTCCCCTTGGGCTGGCCATGCCCCTTTGTGCCCTGGGCTGGCCATGCCCCTTTGTGCCCTGGGCTGGCCATGCCCCCTTTGTGCCCCGTGGGGATCATGAAATGctgggcctgtttccccatctgcccACTGGGTATAACTAACCCCTGCCCCACCTGAGGGTGTGCTGAGGTGGGAACCAGCGGGACCATGTGTTGAGTGCCCCTCAGGTCCCAGGTCTGGAACCCCAGGGTTGGGGGGTTGGAGCTCACTGTTAATCTGGTTGAGGCTCCAGTTCCGGGCCAGCTCTGGAACCCTAGGGCTCAGCTGGAAGTGGAAGGGGGCCCCGTGGGGTGGCAGGTCCTCATCCACGGCACCCAGGAGAAGGCCAGAGCCTTGATCTGGCTCGCTGCACAGGCTTCCAGATGGTGGGGATAGCTCAGGGGCATGGTCGTTGACCTCTAGGATCTCAATGGACAGGGTCCCGGTGGCTGTGCAGGGCGGGGAGGCTGCAGACAGGAGAAGCCTGGTGGGCTCCTTGCCTCTGCCAGAGCCCACTGCCCACCCCACAAGTCTGCTCCGTGGAAGGCCCAGTGCTCAGCCCTTGCACAGTGGCAGGGACACCCCATCTGGGTTAGGGACCCCTGGGGTCCAGGTGTGGGTTTGGCGCTCACCATTGTCGTGGACCAGGATGATGGCCCGATACCAGCCATCCTTGAGGAAGGGAGATGCCGGGCTGAGCACACGCTGGGTCTGGACCTGGCCTGTGGCTCCATCCACTTGCAGCCAGTCCTCGGGGTCATAATCCTTGAAGTAACTGTTGGCCACGGAGGGAACAGGGTGACCCTGAGCCTACGCAGGACCCCCCTGCCCCAGAAGAAGTGTGgtcacacatagacacacacatacatacatcccCATACGCACACTCACTATGTGCATATACACATTAGCCTTTGAGGCCCTAAG
It encodes:
- the SLC22A31 gene encoding putative solute carrier family 22 member 31, giving the protein MDPEVRVLRAAGGFGRARRLLAVASWLPCVVLGLALSSEPLLTALPAHHCRPDPALLPPTLRALRGPALLDASVPRLGPARSPSPCLLLRYPEPAPRARPNGTGPCTRGWHYVLPAAGLLRSPVTQWNLVCEDGWKVPLEQTSHLLGWLLGCVILGMGCDRFGRRAVFVASLVLATGLGAGEALAASFPALLALRLLHGGALAGASLALYVARLELCDPHHRLVFSMGAGLFSGVGTLLLPGLALLAQDWRLLQGLSALATGLLLLFWGYPALFPESPCWLLATGQLARARKILWHLAEASGVDPENSPEEETSLATELDILSAGSPQPQHHCILELRHTHVTWRNGLILGFSSLVGGGIRASFLRKLSSHEAVFYGPYFLVAALEMAATIFLLLTVDRWGRRLILLLGTLVMGLASLLLLAGAQYLPGWTVLSLSVLGLVASQAVSTLSSLFAAEIFPTVIRGAGLGLMLGAGFLGQAAAPLANMHGRRGFFLQHVVFASFAILALLCVLLLPESRGRGLPHSLQDADRLRRSPLLRGHPCQDHLPLLPPSHCRTQTQLV